In a genomic window of Mycolicibacillus parakoreensis:
- a CDS encoding class I SAM-dependent methyltransferase, translating into MTETSQNSQNSQNSQNSQTSGASSFDFDFDPAYRGEADQFGRGQRPPWSLGEPQPEIAALIAAGKIRGTVLDAGCGEAALALELASRGHEVVGLDAAPTAIALATAEAERRGLTTASFAVADIADFAAYPPGSDNRFDTIVDSTLFHSMPVELREAYQQAIVAAAAPGAGYFVLVFDRAGMPDSPANPVTEDELREVVGKFWTIDEIRPARIHADFPDQMSEEFPVVDLREEADGRKSVPAWLLSAHKGA; encoded by the coding sequence ATGACTGAAACCTCGCAGAACTCCCAGAACTCCCAGAACTCCCAGAACTCCCAGACCTCCGGGGCATCCAGCTTCGACTTCGATTTCGATCCGGCCTACCGCGGCGAGGCCGACCAGTTCGGCCGCGGGCAACGACCACCGTGGAGTCTCGGCGAACCCCAGCCGGAGATCGCCGCGTTGATCGCCGCGGGGAAGATCCGCGGAACCGTCCTCGACGCCGGCTGCGGGGAGGCGGCGCTGGCGTTGGAGCTGGCCTCGCGCGGCCACGAGGTCGTCGGGCTCGACGCCGCACCGACCGCGATCGCCCTGGCCACCGCCGAGGCGGAGCGCCGGGGGCTGACCACCGCGTCGTTCGCGGTGGCCGACATCGCCGATTTCGCCGCCTACCCACCGGGCAGCGACAACCGCTTCGACACCATCGTCGACTCCACGCTGTTCCACTCGATGCCGGTGGAGTTGCGCGAGGCCTACCAGCAGGCGATCGTGGCCGCGGCGGCCCCCGGGGCGGGGTACTTCGTGCTGGTGTTCGACCGGGCCGGGATGCCCGACAGTCCGGCCAATCCGGTCACCGAGGACGAACTGCGCGAGGTCGTCGGCAAGTTCTGGACCATCGACGAGATCCGCCCGGCCCGCATCCACGCCGACTTCCCCGACCAGATGTCCGAGGAGTTCCCGGTGGTCGATCTGCGCGAGGAGGCCGACGGACGCAAATCGGTGCCCGCCTGGCTGCTCTCGGCGCATAAGGGCGCCTAG
- a CDS encoding MarR family winged helix-turn-helix transcriptional regulator, producing MDRLDDAPLGYLLHRVGAALRPAVSAALRPLDLSLSEFVCMRMLAQNPGRSSAELARLGNVTPQAMNAVLRRLESLEVVSRPESVASGRALPASLTRRGRGLLKRAEAAVAVADATLLAKLSDAERREFTRMLALLGSDQR from the coding sequence ATGGACCGGTTGGACGACGCTCCCCTGGGGTATCTGCTGCACCGCGTCGGCGCCGCGTTGCGGCCGGCGGTCTCCGCTGCGCTGCGCCCCTTGGACCTCTCGCTCAGCGAGTTCGTCTGCATGCGGATGCTCGCCCAGAACCCGGGGCGCTCCAGCGCGGAGTTGGCGCGGCTGGGCAACGTCACCCCGCAGGCGATGAACGCCGTGCTGCGCCGACTGGAGAGCCTCGAGGTGGTGAGCCGGCCGGAGTCGGTGGCCTCCGGGCGGGCCCTGCCGGCCTCGTTGACCCGACGCGGTCGGGGGTTACTCAAACGCGCCGAGGCCGCCGTGGCGGTCGCCGACGCCACGCTGCTGGCCAAACTCAGCGACGCCGAACGCCGCGAATTCACCCGGATGCTGGCGTTGCTCGGCTCCGATCAGCGCTGA
- a CDS encoding DUF2631 domain-containing protein: MASTEVERYSGVDTADVPSAEWGWSRINHRTWYLVGLGVIGFLLLMLRGNHVGHIEDWYLITFAALGAAALVRDWWLRRRGWLR, from the coding sequence GTGGCCAGTACCGAGGTGGAACGCTACAGCGGTGTCGACACGGCCGACGTGCCGTCCGCGGAGTGGGGCTGGAGCCGGATCAACCACCGCACCTGGTACCTCGTGGGCCTCGGGGTCATCGGGTTCCTGCTGCTGATGCTGCGAGGCAACCACGTCGGCCACATCGAGGACTGGTACCTGATCACCTTCGCCGCGCTCGGCGCCGCGGCGCTGGTGCGCGACTGGTGGTTGCGGCGCCGCGGCTGGCTGCGCTAA
- a CDS encoding alpha-hydroxy-acid oxidizing protein, producing MAFGDYQFEIYLQGLAGVVPGLPMTFTELQERAGAAMSPSVWSYVAGGAGDEHTQRANVAAFRRWGLVPRMFVGADERDLAVDLFGVRWPAPVFMAPIGVAGICAQDGHGDLACARAAAATGVPLAVSTLTADPLEDVAAQLGDAPGFFQLYTPKDRDLAASLVARAEAAGYRGIIVTLDTWVPGWRPRDLATANFPQLRGHCLANYTSDPVFRAGLAQPPEENPQAAVLAWVQTFGNPLTWDDLPWLRSLTDLPLIVKGICHPDDARRAKDGGVDGIYCSNHGGRQANGGLAALDCLPEVLAAADGLPVLFDSGVRTGADIVKALALGASAVGIGRPYAYGLALGGDAGVSHVLRALLAEADLIMAVDGYPTRADLTPDALRRTD from the coding sequence ATGGCCTTCGGTGACTACCAGTTCGAGATCTACCTGCAGGGTTTGGCGGGGGTGGTTCCCGGGCTGCCGATGACGTTCACCGAGCTGCAAGAGCGGGCCGGCGCGGCGATGTCGCCCTCGGTCTGGTCCTACGTGGCCGGCGGCGCCGGCGACGAGCACACCCAACGCGCCAACGTCGCCGCCTTCCGGCGATGGGGCCTGGTGCCGCGGATGTTCGTCGGCGCCGATGAGCGCGACCTCGCGGTGGACCTGTTCGGCGTGCGCTGGCCGGCCCCGGTGTTCATGGCGCCGATCGGGGTGGCCGGCATCTGCGCCCAGGACGGCCACGGCGACCTGGCGTGCGCGCGCGCCGCCGCGGCGACCGGGGTGCCGCTGGCGGTCTCCACGCTCACCGCCGACCCGCTGGAGGACGTCGCCGCCCAGCTCGGCGACGCCCCGGGGTTCTTCCAGCTCTACACCCCCAAGGACCGTGACCTGGCCGCCAGCCTGGTGGCCCGCGCCGAGGCCGCCGGCTACCGGGGCATCATCGTCACCCTCGACACCTGGGTGCCCGGCTGGCGGCCGCGGGATCTGGCCACCGCCAACTTTCCGCAACTGCGGGGCCACTGCCTGGCCAACTACACCTCCGACCCGGTGTTTCGCGCCGGCCTGGCGCAGCCGCCCGAGGAGAATCCGCAGGCCGCCGTGCTGGCCTGGGTGCAGACCTTCGGGAACCCGCTGACCTGGGATGACCTCCCGTGGCTGCGGTCGCTGACCGACCTGCCGCTGATCGTGAAGGGGATCTGTCATCCCGACGACGCGCGGCGCGCCAAAGACGGCGGGGTCGACGGCATCTACTGCTCCAACCACGGCGGACGGCAGGCCAACGGCGGGCTGGCCGCCCTGGACTGCCTGCCGGAGGTTCTCGCCGCCGCCGACGGCCTGCCGGTGCTGTTCGACTCCGGGGTGCGCACCGGCGCCGACATCGTCAAGGCCCTGGCCCTGGGCGCCTCCGCGGTCGGGATCGGTCGGCCCTACGCCTACGGGCTCGCCCTCGGCGGCGACGCCGGGGTGAGCCACGTGCTGCGCGCGCTGCTCGCCGAAGCCGATCTGATCATGGCCGTCGACGGCTACCCGACCCGCGCCGACCTCACCCCCGACGCGCTGCGCCGCACTGACTGA
- the frr gene encoding ribosome recycling factor, translated as MIDETLFDAEEKMEKAVAVGRDDLATIRTGRANPGMFSRIVIDYYGATTPITQLSSINVPEARMVVIKPYEASQLGAIENAIRNSDLGVNPTNDGTLIRVAVPQLTEERRRDLVKQAKAKGEDAKVALRNIRRKAMEELHRIRKDGDAGEDEVGRAEKDLDKTTQQYVTQIDDLVKHKEGELLEV; from the coding sequence ATGATTGACGAGACCCTCTTCGACGCCGAAGAGAAGATGGAGAAGGCCGTGGCGGTGGGCCGCGACGATTTGGCCACGATCCGCACCGGCCGGGCCAACCCGGGCATGTTCTCCCGGATCGTCATCGACTACTACGGGGCGACCACCCCGATCACCCAGTTGAGCAGCATCAACGTGCCCGAGGCGCGGATGGTGGTGATCAAGCCCTACGAAGCCTCGCAGCTGGGGGCGATCGAGAACGCGATCCGCAACTCCGATCTGGGGGTCAACCCCACCAACGACGGGACCCTGATCCGGGTGGCGGTGCCGCAGCTGACCGAGGAACGCCGTCGTGATCTGGTCAAACAGGCCAAGGCCAAGGGCGAGGACGCCAAGGTCGCGCTGCGCAACATCCGTCGCAAGGCGATGGAGGAGCTGCACCGTATCCGCAAGGACGGCGACGCCGGCGAGGACGAGGTCGGCCGCGCGGAGAAAGACCTGGACAAAACCACCCAGCAGTACGTCACCCAGATCGACGACCTGGTCAAGCACAAAGAAGGCGAGCTGCTGGAGGTCTAG
- the pyrH gene encoding UMP kinase — MGESKSAEQGRVLPADFQPRYSRVLLKLGGEMFGGGQVGLDPDVVAQVAREIAEVVRRGVQVAVVIGGGNFFRGAQLQQRGMERMRSDYMGMLGTVMNSLALQDFLEKEGIDTRVQTAITMGQVAEPYIPLRAQRHLEKGRVVIFGAGMGLPYFSTDTTAAQRALEIGAEVVLMAKAVDGVFSADPRIHPDAELLTTVTHREVIDRGLAVADATAFSLCMDNGMPILVFNLLTDGNIARAVAGEKIGTLVST; from the coding sequence ATGGGCGAGTCGAAGAGCGCCGAGCAGGGTCGAGTGCTCCCCGCCGACTTTCAGCCCCGGTATTCGCGGGTGCTGCTCAAACTCGGCGGGGAGATGTTCGGGGGCGGGCAGGTCGGCTTGGACCCCGACGTCGTCGCGCAGGTCGCTCGCGAGATCGCCGAGGTGGTCCGCCGGGGTGTGCAGGTCGCGGTCGTCATCGGCGGGGGCAACTTCTTCCGCGGCGCGCAACTGCAGCAGCGCGGCATGGAGCGGATGCGCTCGGACTACATGGGCATGCTCGGCACGGTCATGAACAGCCTTGCGCTGCAAGACTTCCTCGAAAAAGAGGGTATCGATACGCGGGTGCAGACCGCGATCACCATGGGGCAGGTCGCCGAACCCTACATCCCGCTGCGCGCCCAGCGGCACCTGGAGAAGGGCCGGGTGGTGATCTTCGGCGCAGGGATGGGGTTGCCGTATTTCTCCACCGACACGACCGCCGCGCAGCGCGCGCTGGAGATCGGTGCGGAGGTGGTGCTGATGGCCAAGGCGGTCGACGGGGTGTTCTCCGCCGATCCGCGCATCCACCCGGACGCCGAACTGCTCACCACGGTCACCCACCGCGAGGTGATCGACCGCGGTCTCGCGGTGGCCGACGCCACCGCCTTCAGTCTCTGTATGGACAACGGAATGCCGATTCTGGTGTTCAATCTGCTCACCGATGGCAATATCGCCCGGGCGGTGGCGGGTGAGAAGATCGGCACACTGGTCAGCACCTGA
- a CDS encoding amidase, translating into MEHVHAFGDDALDDLDAVGLAEAIQSGRVTRAQAVDAAIARLHRVNPQLNGLAYAAFESARQRADQPPPGRPRFFDGVPTFLKDNVDAAGMPTMQGTDAWTPHPAAADGDFARLYRALGLNTLGKTQLSEFGFSAAAEHPRIGPVRNPWNTDYTAAASSSGSAAFVAAGVVPLAHANDGGGSIRIPASCNGLVGLKPTRGRLPLDKDLRMMPLRIVYNGVLTRSVRDTAAFFREAERLAPARRLPVVGDVTGPGRRRLTIAVVTRSITRDASPEVTELTLQTAALLEDLGHRVEQVADPPVPAQFADDFLLYWASLATALVRGGRRMFGPTFDRDKLDNLTLGLDAHARRHLHRLPLAVARLAASRRRSARFFRDYDALLTPTVAEQTPKVGHLDPTADYEQVIDRLMDWVAFTPLQNATGDPAISLPLAQTAAGLPQGMMFAAERGAEARLLELAFELEEARPWARIQAGAQR; encoded by the coding sequence ATGGAACACGTGCACGCCTTCGGCGACGACGCGCTCGACGACCTCGATGCCGTCGGGCTCGCCGAGGCGATCCAGTCGGGTCGGGTGACGCGCGCGCAGGCCGTGGACGCGGCCATCGCACGGCTACACCGGGTCAACCCGCAGCTCAACGGGTTGGCCTACGCGGCGTTCGAGAGTGCCCGCCAGCGGGCCGACCAACCACCGCCGGGTCGGCCCCGCTTCTTCGACGGCGTACCGACCTTCCTCAAGGACAACGTCGACGCGGCCGGGATGCCCACCATGCAGGGCACCGACGCCTGGACGCCGCACCCGGCCGCCGCCGACGGTGATTTCGCCCGGCTGTATCGGGCCCTGGGCCTCAACACGCTGGGCAAGACCCAGCTCAGCGAGTTCGGGTTCAGTGCGGCGGCCGAACATCCCCGCATCGGTCCGGTGCGCAACCCGTGGAACACCGATTACACCGCCGCCGCGTCGTCGTCGGGGTCGGCGGCGTTCGTCGCCGCCGGGGTGGTGCCGCTCGCGCACGCCAACGACGGCGGCGGATCGATCCGCATCCCGGCGTCGTGCAACGGGCTGGTCGGCCTCAAACCGACCCGGGGCCGGTTGCCGCTGGACAAGGACCTGCGGATGATGCCGCTGCGCATCGTCTACAACGGGGTGCTCACCCGGTCGGTGCGCGACACCGCCGCGTTCTTCCGGGAAGCCGAACGCCTGGCGCCCGCGCGACGCCTGCCGGTCGTCGGCGACGTCACCGGTCCGGGCCGTCGACGCCTGACGATCGCGGTGGTGACCCGCTCGATCACCCGCGACGCCAGCCCCGAGGTGACCGAGCTGACCCTGCAGACCGCCGCGCTGCTCGAAGACCTCGGCCACCGGGTGGAGCAGGTCGCCGACCCGCCGGTCCCGGCGCAGTTCGCCGACGATTTCCTGCTGTACTGGGCGTCGCTGGCGACCGCGCTGGTGCGCGGCGGGCGGCGCATGTTCGGGCCCACCTTCGACCGCGACAAGCTCGACAACCTCACGTTGGGACTCGACGCGCACGCACGGCGTCACCTGCACCGGCTGCCGCTGGCGGTGGCGCGGTTGGCCGCCTCCCGGCGGCGCAGCGCACGATTCTTCCGCGACTACGACGCGCTGCTCACCCCGACGGTGGCCGAACAGACCCCGAAGGTCGGTCACCTCGACCCGACCGCGGACTACGAGCAGGTCATCGACCGGCTGATGGACTGGGTGGCGTTCACCCCGCTGCAGAACGCCACCGGCGACCCGGCGATCTCGCTGCCGCTTGCCCAGACCGCGGCCGGTCTGCCGCAGGGCATGATGTTCGCCGCCGAACGCGGCGCCGAGGCCCGGCTGTTGGAGCTGGCGTTCGAACTCGAAGAGGCCCGGCCGTGGGCGCGCATCCAGGCCGGCGCTCAGCGCTGA
- the rpsB gene encoding 30S ribosomal protein S2: protein MAVVTMKQLLDSGTHFGHQTRRWNPKMKRFIFTDRNGIYIIDLQQTLTFIDKAYEFVKETVAHGGTILFVGTKKQAQESIADEATRVGMPFVNQRWLGGMLTNFSTVHKRLQRLKELESMEQTGGFEGRTKKEVLGLTREKNKLERSLGGIRDMNKVPSAVWVVDTNKEHIAVGEARKLGIPVIAILDTNCDPDEVDYPIPGNDDAIRSAALLTKVIAAAVAEGLQARAGQGGAAGKPDVDSAEPLAEWEQELLASATTAPAAGAGGGAAAPAADSTTTDAS from the coding sequence ATGGCTGTTGTAACCATGAAACAGCTGCTCGACAGCGGCACCCACTTCGGGCATCAGACCCGACGGTGGAATCCCAAGATGAAGCGGTTCATCTTCACCGACCGCAACGGCATCTACATCATCGACCTGCAGCAGACGCTGACGTTCATCGACAAGGCCTACGAGTTCGTCAAGGAGACCGTCGCCCACGGCGGCACCATCCTGTTCGTCGGCACCAAGAAGCAGGCCCAGGAGTCCATCGCCGACGAGGCGACCCGGGTCGGCATGCCCTTTGTCAACCAGCGTTGGCTCGGCGGGATGCTCACCAACTTCTCCACCGTGCACAAGCGGCTGCAGCGGCTCAAGGAACTCGAGTCGATGGAGCAGACCGGCGGGTTCGAGGGCCGCACCAAAAAAGAGGTGCTCGGCCTGACCCGGGAGAAGAACAAGCTCGAGCGCAGCCTCGGCGGCATCCGCGACATGAACAAGGTGCCCTCGGCCGTCTGGGTCGTCGACACCAACAAGGAGCACATCGCCGTCGGCGAGGCCCGCAAGCTGGGCATCCCGGTCATCGCGATCCTCGACACCAACTGTGACCCCGACGAGGTCGACTACCCGATCCCGGGCAACGACGACGCGATCCGCTCGGCGGCGCTGTTGACCAAGGTCATCGCCGCCGCCGTCGCCGAGGGGCTGCAGGCCCGCGCCGGCCAGGGCGGCGCCGCCGGGAAACCCGACGTCGACTCCGCCGAGCCGCTGGCCGAATGGGAGCAGGAGCTGCTGGCGTCGGCGACGACCGCGCCGGCCGCCGGGGCCGGCGGGGGTGCCGCCGCGCCGGCCGCCGACTCGACCACCACCGACGCATCGTAG
- the rlmN gene encoding 23S rRNA (adenine(2503)-C(2))-methyltransferase RlmN produces the protein MKQPLVFTAPRRAMPPRHLADLDEPGRAAAVAELGLPAFRAKQLAHQYYGRLLADPAQMTDLPAAVRDSVGEALFPTLLTAVNEIACDGGQTRKTLWRAVDATTFESVVMRYPQRNTVCISSQAGCGMACPFCATGQGGLQRNLAAAEILEQVRAAAAVLRDTHGGRLSNVVFMGMGEPLANYARVVAAVRRITAAPPHGFGISARAVTVSTVGLAPAIRRLADEDLGVTLAVSLHTPDDERRDTLVPVNTRWKVGEVLEAARYYADRTGRRVSIEYALIRDVNDQPWRADLLGERLRAALGPLVHVNLIPLNPTPGSDWDASPKPVEREFVRRVRAQGVACTVRDTRGREIAAACGQLAAGGTKPRP, from the coding sequence ATGAAACAACCCCTGGTGTTCACCGCGCCGCGTCGGGCCATGCCGCCGCGGCACCTCGCCGACCTCGACGAACCGGGGCGGGCCGCCGCGGTGGCCGAGCTGGGGTTGCCGGCGTTTCGCGCCAAACAACTCGCCCACCAGTACTACGGGCGCCTGCTGGCCGACCCGGCACAGATGACCGACCTGCCCGCCGCGGTGCGCGACAGTGTCGGCGAGGCGCTGTTTCCGACGCTGCTGACCGCGGTCAACGAGATCGCCTGCGACGGCGGGCAGACCCGCAAGACACTGTGGCGGGCGGTCGACGCCACCACCTTCGAGTCGGTGGTGATGCGCTACCCGCAGCGCAACACTGTGTGCATCTCCTCGCAGGCCGGCTGCGGCATGGCCTGTCCGTTCTGCGCCACCGGCCAGGGCGGGCTCCAACGGAACCTCGCGGCGGCGGAGATCCTCGAACAGGTGCGTGCCGCCGCGGCGGTGTTGCGCGACACCCACGGCGGCCGGTTGTCCAACGTGGTGTTCATGGGGATGGGCGAGCCGCTGGCCAACTATGCGCGGGTGGTGGCCGCGGTGCGCCGGATCACCGCGGCGCCGCCGCACGGGTTCGGGATCTCCGCGCGTGCGGTGACGGTCTCGACGGTGGGGCTGGCCCCGGCGATCCGCCGACTCGCCGACGAGGACCTCGGGGTGACGTTGGCGGTGTCACTGCACACCCCCGACGACGAGCGCCGCGACACCCTGGTGCCGGTCAACACCCGCTGGAAGGTCGGCGAGGTGCTCGAGGCGGCCCGCTACTACGCCGATCGCACCGGCCGGCGGGTCTCGATCGAGTACGCGCTGATCCGCGACGTCAACGACCAGCCGTGGCGCGCGGACCTGCTGGGTGAGCGTCTGCGCGCCGCGCTCGGGCCGTTGGTGCACGTCAACCTGATCCCGCTGAACCCCACGCCGGGCAGCGACTGGGACGCCAGCCCGAAACCGGTCGAGCGGGAATTCGTCCGGCGGGTCCGGGCCCAGGGGGTGGCGTGCACGGTGCGCGACACCCGGGGACGCGAGATCGCCGCCGCCTGCGGCCAGCTGGCCGCAGGCGGCACGAAGCCGCGGCCTTAG
- the tsf gene encoding translation elongation factor Ts, producing the protein MANFTAADVKRLRELTGSGMLDCKNALADSDGDFDKAVEALRIKGAKDVGKRAERATAEGLVAARDGALIELNSETDFVAKNAEFQALADEILTAALTAKTDDVEALKAAGTGERTVAEAVEALSAKIGEKLALRRVAYFDGTVETYLHKRASDLPPAVGVLVEYSGSGDAARDAAHSVALQIAALKAKYLSRDDVPADVVAHERRIAEETAKEEGKPEQALPKIIEGRLNGFFKDIVLLDQPSVSDNKKTVKALLDEAGVTVTRFARFEVGQS; encoded by the coding sequence ATGGCGAATTTCACTGCGGCCGACGTCAAACGGCTTCGGGAGCTGACCGGCTCCGGCATGCTCGACTGCAAAAACGCCCTCGCCGACTCCGACGGCGATTTCGACAAGGCGGTCGAGGCGCTGCGCATCAAGGGCGCCAAGGATGTCGGCAAACGTGCCGAGCGGGCCACCGCCGAAGGGTTGGTGGCCGCCCGCGACGGGGCCCTGATCGAGTTGAACTCCGAGACCGACTTCGTCGCCAAAAACGCCGAGTTCCAGGCGCTGGCCGACGAGATCCTCACCGCGGCGCTCACCGCGAAAACCGACGATGTGGAGGCGCTCAAGGCCGCCGGCACCGGTGAGCGGACGGTCGCCGAGGCGGTGGAGGCGCTGTCGGCCAAGATCGGCGAGAAGCTCGCGCTGCGCCGCGTCGCCTACTTCGACGGCACGGTGGAGACTTACCTGCACAAGCGCGCGTCGGATCTGCCGCCGGCGGTCGGGGTGCTCGTCGAGTACAGCGGTTCCGGCGACGCCGCGCGCGACGCAGCGCACTCGGTGGCGCTGCAGATCGCCGCGCTGAAGGCGAAATACCTCAGCCGCGACGACGTGCCCGCCGACGTGGTGGCCCACGAGCGTCGCATCGCCGAGGAGACCGCCAAGGAGGAGGGCAAGCCCGAGCAGGCGCTGCCGAAGATCATCGAGGGCCGGCTCAACGGGTTCTTCAAGGACATCGTGCTGCTCGACCAGCCGTCGGTGTCGGACAACAAGAAGACCGTCAAGGCGCTGCTCGACGAGGCCGGGGTCACCGTGACGCGGTTCGCCCGGTTCGAGGTCGGCCAGAGTTGA
- a CDS encoding tyrosine recombinase XerC produces MQQILAEFDEHLALQRGYSAHTRRAYRGDLRSLFGVLGSDGLAGLSLPVLRRWLAAQAAAGVARATLARRTSAVKTFTAWATRRGLLHDDPAVRLQTPRARRTLPAVLRADQALDALAAAESGAQQHDPLALRDRLIVELLYATGIRVSELCGLDVDDVDTARRVLRVVGKGDKQRSAPFGEPAAAALAAWLSRGRPALVTAQSGPALLLGVRGRRLDPRQARTVVHQTVSAVDGAPDIGPHGLRHSAATHLLEGGADLRIVQELLGHTSLATTQLYTHVSVARLRRVHDQAHPRA; encoded by the coding sequence ATGCAGCAGATCCTCGCCGAGTTCGATGAGCACCTCGCGCTGCAGCGCGGGTACTCGGCGCACACCCGGCGTGCCTATCGGGGGGATCTGCGCTCGCTGTTCGGCGTCCTCGGCTCCGACGGCCTCGCCGGGCTCAGCCTGCCGGTGCTGCGGCGCTGGCTGGCCGCACAGGCCGCCGCCGGGGTGGCGCGCGCCACCCTGGCCCGACGGACGTCGGCGGTGAAGACGTTCACCGCGTGGGCGACCCGCCGCGGCCTGCTGCACGACGACCCGGCCGTGCGGCTGCAGACCCCGCGGGCCCGACGCACCTTGCCGGCGGTGCTGCGCGCCGATCAGGCACTCGACGCCCTGGCGGCGGCAGAATCCGGTGCGCAGCAACACGATCCGCTGGCGTTGCGCGACCGGTTGATCGTCGAGCTGCTGTACGCCACCGGAATCCGGGTCAGCGAGCTGTGCGGCCTCGACGTCGACGACGTCGACACCGCCCGACGGGTCCTGCGGGTGGTCGGCAAGGGCGACAAACAGCGCAGCGCCCCGTTCGGGGAACCCGCCGCCGCGGCGTTGGCGGCCTGGCTGAGCCGGGGGCGCCCGGCGTTGGTGACCGCGCAATCGGGCCCGGCGCTGCTGCTCGGGGTGCGCGGGCGACGGCTGGACCCGCGCCAGGCCCGCACCGTGGTGCACCAGACGGTCAGCGCGGTCGACGGGGCTCCCGACATCGGGCCGCACGGGCTGCGCCACAGTGCGGCCACCCACCTGCTCGAAGGCGGTGCGGACCTGCGCATCGTGCAGGAACTGCTCGGCCACACCAGCCTGGCCACCACGCAGCTGTACACCCACGTCAGCGTCGCGCGGCTGCGGCGGGTGCACGATCAGGCTCACCCGCGGGCCTGA
- a CDS encoding phosphatidate cytidylyltransferase: protein MVDSVNPPAGQQNTSRAGRNLPVAITVGVALAGMLIATLVFAPVLWIVVLAIATPIATHEVVRRLREGGYDVPFIPLAVGGQAMIWLAWPFDVTGVLGAFGATVVLCMVWRLVDRGLTHTPVNYLRDVSATVMLAAWVPLFMAFGVLLIFHDDGTGKEFTSGAVFCLLFAVVLSDVGGYTAGVLFGRHPMVPAISPKKSWEGLAGSLLFGVTGAVVAVTYLLPGRQWWVGLPLGVLLVLTGTLGDLVESQIKRDLGIKDMGRSLPGHGGMMDRLDGLLPAAVVTWIVLTVLH, encoded by the coding sequence GTGGTAGACAGCGTCAACCCCCCGGCCGGGCAGCAGAACACCTCGCGGGCCGGCCGCAATCTGCCGGTGGCGATCACGGTGGGGGTGGCGCTGGCCGGGATGCTCATCGCCACGCTGGTCTTCGCGCCGGTGCTGTGGATCGTGGTGTTGGCGATCGCCACCCCGATCGCCACCCACGAAGTGGTGCGCAGGCTGCGTGAAGGCGGCTACGACGTGCCGTTCATCCCGCTCGCCGTCGGCGGGCAGGCGATGATCTGGCTGGCCTGGCCGTTCGACGTCACCGGGGTGTTGGGCGCCTTCGGCGCCACCGTGGTGCTGTGCATGGTGTGGCGGCTGGTCGACCGGGGCCTCACCCACACCCCGGTGAACTATCTGCGCGACGTGTCGGCCACGGTGATGCTGGCCGCCTGGGTGCCGCTGTTCATGGCCTTCGGGGTGCTGTTGATCTTTCACGACGACGGCACCGGCAAGGAATTCACCTCCGGGGCGGTGTTCTGCCTGCTGTTCGCGGTGGTGCTCTCCGATGTGGGCGGATACACCGCCGGGGTGCTCTTCGGCAGGCACCCCATGGTGCCGGCGATCAGCCCGAAGAAATCCTGGGAGGGTCTGGCCGGTTCGCTGCTGTTCGGGGTGACCGGCGCGGTGGTGGCGGTCACCTACCTGCTGCCCGGACGGCAGTGGTGGGTGGGGCTGCCCCTGGGGGTGCTGCTGGTGCTCACCGGCACCCTGGGGGATCTGGTGGAATCCCAGATCAAACGGGATCTGGGAATCAAGGACATGGGCCGTTCGCTGCCCGGCCACGGCGGCATGATGGACCGTCTCGACGGGCTGCTTCCGGCGGCGGTGGTGACCTGGATCGTGCTGACCGTCCTGCACTGA